A single genomic interval of Bradyrhizobium japonicum USDA 6 harbors:
- a CDS encoding SpoVR family protein, translated as MTERLFEGADWDFHTLQRITDACEEVAMKDLGLDVYPNQIEVITAEQMLDAYSSVGMPLFYKHWSFGKHFAFHEASYRKGLMGLAYEIVINSSPCISYLMEENTATMQTLVIAHAAFGHNHFFKNNYLFKQWTDADGILDYLDFAKNYVMTCEERYGRVEVERTLDAAHALMSHGIDRYPGKKKLDLRSEEKRAGRRRQHEEEVFNDLWRTVPKGASKTRSALSIERRRKLLGLPQENLLYFLEKSAPRLAPWQRELLRIVRHIAQYFYPQSQTKVMNEGTATYVHYRIMTKLHQQGRISDGNFLEFLQSHTNVVFQPEFDDPRFSGFNPYALGFAVMQDIERIVTRPEDEDREWFPDIAGKNDVMGVLRDVWANYRDESFIAQFLSPKLMRHFRMFHLHDDPEERAGIRVDAIHDDRGFRRVRRELARQHDVGFIDANIEVVDVDLSGDRRLILHHHVIKGSQLNETDAKRVLQHLADLWTYDVSLIEVDANDKVLREYVVSPRPIPAAA; from the coding sequence ATGACGGAACGCTTGTTCGAAGGCGCCGATTGGGATTTCCACACCTTGCAGCGCATCACCGATGCCTGCGAGGAGGTGGCGATGAAGGATCTCGGGCTCGACGTCTATCCGAACCAGATCGAGGTCATCACCGCCGAGCAGATGCTGGATGCCTACTCCTCCGTCGGCATGCCGCTGTTCTACAAGCACTGGTCGTTCGGCAAGCACTTCGCGTTCCACGAGGCCTCGTATCGCAAGGGCCTGATGGGGCTCGCCTATGAGATCGTGATCAACTCCTCGCCCTGCATCTCCTACCTGATGGAGGAGAACACGGCGACGATGCAGACGCTGGTGATCGCGCACGCCGCCTTCGGCCACAACCACTTCTTCAAGAACAACTATCTGTTCAAGCAGTGGACCGACGCCGACGGCATCCTGGACTATCTCGACTTTGCCAAGAACTACGTCATGACCTGCGAGGAGCGCTACGGCCGCGTCGAGGTCGAGCGCACCCTGGATGCCGCGCATGCGCTGATGTCGCACGGCATCGACCGCTATCCCGGCAAGAAGAAGCTGGATCTGCGCTCCGAGGAGAAGCGGGCAGGGCGCCGCCGTCAGCACGAGGAGGAAGTCTTCAACGACCTCTGGCGCACCGTGCCGAAGGGGGCGTCGAAGACCCGCTCCGCGCTCAGCATCGAACGCCGCCGCAAGCTGCTCGGCCTGCCGCAGGAAAACCTGCTCTACTTCCTGGAGAAGAGCGCGCCGCGGCTGGCGCCCTGGCAGCGCGAGCTTTTGCGCATCGTCCGCCACATCGCGCAATATTTCTATCCGCAGAGCCAGACCAAGGTGATGAACGAGGGGACGGCGACCTACGTCCACTATCGCATCATGACCAAGCTGCATCAGCAAGGCCGCATCTCCGACGGCAACTTCCTCGAATTCCTGCAATCGCACACCAATGTGGTGTTCCAGCCCGAATTCGACGATCCGCGCTTCTCCGGCTTCAATCCCTATGCGCTCGGCTTTGCAGTGATGCAGGACATCGAGCGCATCGTCACCAGGCCGGAGGACGAGGACCGCGAGTGGTTCCCCGATATTGCTGGCAAGAACGACGTGATGGGCGTGCTGCGCGACGTCTGGGCCAACTACCGTGACGAAAGCTTCATCGCGCAGTTCCTGAGCCCGAAGCTGATGCGGCACTTCCGCATGTTCCACCTGCACGACGATCCCGAGGAGCGCGCCGGCATCCGGGTCGATGCCATCCACGACGATCGCGGCTTCCGCCGGGTGCGGCGCGAGCTGGCGCGGCAGCATGATGTTGGCTTCATCGATGCCAATATCGAAGTGGTCGACGTCGATCTCTCCGGCGACCGCCGGCTGATCCTGCATCACCACGTCATCAAGGGCTCGCAGCTCAACGAGACCGACGCCAAGCGCGTGCTCCAGCACCTCGCCGATCTCTGGACCTACGACGTCTCGCTGATCGAGGTCGATGCCAACGACAAGGTCCTGCGCGAATATGTCGTAAGCCCGCGTCCGATCCCGGCGGCGGCCTGA
- a CDS encoding DUF1801 domain-containing protein: MKKAVTAKTSSATKTDGASPSRMIDGRIKELGDWRGEMLGRIRGLIKEADPDVVEEWKWRGVPVWEHDGIICTGETYKAVVKLTFAKGAALDDPAGLFNSSLDGNVRRAIDIREGEKINEKALKALIRAAVELNASKKKPAKKRST, from the coding sequence ATGAAGAAGGCGGTAACCGCGAAGACAAGCAGCGCGACCAAGACGGACGGCGCTTCACCCTCCAGGATGATCGACGGCAGGATCAAGGAGCTCGGTGACTGGCGCGGCGAGATGCTGGGGCGAATCCGCGGCCTGATCAAGGAGGCCGATCCTGACGTCGTCGAGGAATGGAAATGGCGCGGCGTTCCCGTGTGGGAGCACGACGGCATCATCTGCACCGGCGAGACCTACAAGGCCGTCGTGAAGCTGACTTTCGCCAAGGGCGCGGCGCTGGACGACCCGGCCGGCCTGTTCAATTCGAGCCTCGACGGAAACGTGCGCCGCGCGATCGACATTCGCGAAGGCGAAAAGATCAACGAGAAGGCATTGAAGGCGCTGATCCGCGCGGCGGTGGAGCTGAATGCGTCCAAGAAGAAGCCGGCGAAGAAGCGATCGACTTAG
- a CDS encoding SRPBCC family protein, whose amino-acid sequence MTEAAAEMRSVVIEREFAFPAERIWRALTQPHLIEEWLMKNDFKPVVGHRFNLRGEWGGVLDCEVLTIEPQRALAYTWNFSHEDAAFDLKSVVTFTLTPTNAGTHLRVEQAGFSPTQKQAYGGAHAGWKQFFAKLDEVLARAD is encoded by the coding sequence ATGACCGAAGCCGCCGCCGAGATGCGCTCCGTGGTGATCGAGCGCGAATTCGCCTTTCCGGCCGAGCGGATCTGGCGCGCGCTGACGCAGCCGCATCTGATCGAGGAATGGCTGATGAAGAACGACTTCAAGCCGGTCGTCGGTCATCGCTTCAATCTTCGCGGCGAATGGGGCGGCGTGCTGGACTGCGAGGTCCTCACCATCGAGCCGCAGCGCGCGCTCGCCTATACCTGGAATTTCTCGCATGAGGACGCGGCGTTCGATCTGAAAAGCGTGGTGACCTTCACGCTGACACCGACGAACGCGGGCACGCATTTGCGCGTCGAGCAGGCGGGCTTCAGCCCGACGCAGAAGCAGGCCTATGGCGGCGCGCATGCCGGCTGGAAGCAGTTCTTCGCCAAGCTGGACGAGGTGCTGGCGCGGGCTGACTAG
- a CDS encoding ArsR/SmtB family transcription factor encodes MSAAHDLLFRTLADPTRRAIFERLCRDGEQTVGALTATSGVSQPAVSKHLGALKQAGLVRDRHAGRQTHYSAQPGALNPLIDWTGQMAGFWQNRLDALDDLLKRMDQ; translated from the coding sequence ATGTCCGCCGCGCACGATCTTCTGTTCAGGACGCTCGCCGATCCGACCCGGAGGGCGATCTTCGAGCGGCTGTGCCGCGACGGCGAGCAGACGGTCGGAGCACTGACCGCGACCTCAGGCGTTTCCCAGCCGGCGGTCTCGAAACATCTCGGCGCGCTGAAGCAGGCCGGGCTGGTGCGCGACCGCCATGCAGGACGCCAGACCCATTACAGCGCGCAGCCGGGCGCGCTGAATCCGCTGATCGACTGGACCGGCCAGATGGCCGGCTTCTGGCAGAACCGGCTCGATGCACTCGACGATCTCCTGAAGAGGATGGACCAATGA
- a CDS encoding DsrE family protein: protein MNRRSILWSAVSALGAALGGSSAKAATEAGAGNKLKVVYHLSDAEKVNFVLGNIQNHIDGVGGPQHVTIALVIHGPALKAFHRAQANPDLGKRVGDFSRDGVELAACANTMKAQNVTLTGLLPGFVSAEKGGVVRLAELQSQGYLYLRP from the coding sequence ATGAACCGCCGGAGCATCTTGTGGAGCGCCGTCTCGGCCCTGGGCGCGGCGCTTGGCGGCTCCAGCGCGAAGGCGGCGACGGAAGCCGGCGCGGGCAACAAGCTCAAGGTCGTCTATCACCTGAGCGACGCCGAGAAGGTCAATTTCGTGCTCGGCAACATCCAGAACCACATTGACGGCGTCGGCGGTCCCCAACACGTCACCATCGCGCTGGTGATCCACGGGCCGGCGCTGAAGGCGTTTCACCGGGCGCAGGCCAACCCCGACCTCGGCAAGCGCGTCGGCGATTTCTCCAGGGACGGTGTCGAGCTCGCGGCGTGCGCCAACACGATGAAGGCGCAGAACGTCACGCTGACGGGTTTGCTGCCGGGCTTCGTCAGCGCGGAGAAGGGCGGCGTGGTCCGTTTGGCCGAGCTCCAGTCGCAGGGTTATCTCTACCTGCGGCCTTAG
- a CDS encoding STM3941 family protein, giving the protein MSVGQNLPNITIGYSRGRLLVSFGAGLLLTLLCAALAFTWQQGKNITTFEVAACYVGAVFFGLATFRMLWRLISARSPVVFISRVGIRDIRLGDETIAWSSVRKIQIWEQRLQKFVVLKLDPLVAGRFSGGFLRRALSLMNKTLGADSVIVNAGGLTMDVKTLLEACRQYWGAGRPAPSDHSVPEPEPEPEAVS; this is encoded by the coding sequence ATGTCCGTAGGTCAGAACTTGCCCAACATTACGATCGGCTATTCCCGGGGACGGCTGCTGGTGTCTTTCGGCGCCGGTCTGCTGTTGACGCTGCTCTGCGCTGCGCTCGCATTCACGTGGCAGCAAGGCAAGAACATCACCACGTTCGAGGTCGCCGCCTGCTATGTCGGCGCGGTGTTTTTCGGCCTTGCCACCTTCAGGATGCTCTGGAGGTTGATCTCCGCCAGGTCGCCGGTCGTCTTCATCAGCCGCGTCGGCATTCGCGACATCAGGCTCGGCGACGAGACCATCGCCTGGAGCTCCGTGCGGAAGATACAGATCTGGGAGCAGCGCCTGCAGAAGTTCGTGGTGCTCAAGCTCGATCCCCTTGTTGCCGGGCGGTTCTCCGGGGGCTTCCTGCGGCGTGCCTTGTCGCTGATGAACAAGACGCTTGGCGCTGACAGCGTGATCGTCAATGCGGGCGGCCTGACCATGGACGTCAAGACATTGCTCGAGGCCTGCAGGCAATATTGGGGCGCCGGACGACCGGCCCCTTCGGACCACTCCGTCCCGGAGCCTGAACCGGAGCCCGAGGCTGTCAGCTGA
- a CDS encoding SUMF1/EgtB/PvdO family nonheme iron enzyme, which yields MGEIRNFRSGNHDEPPPHGSMPRRLAAIIVGDIASYSRLMQADEEGTHVRVKRIERDLIQPSIIEHHGALVKTTGDGFIAIFDSPVEAVRCSIVIQQNLVGRNASLPKDSRIEYRIGVNLGDVIVEPDDIYGDGVNIATRIEGIAEPGQVYISGAIYEQIKHKVVCGYESLGDRKVKNITDPVRVYRVLPDADAMGRTRGRRENTLIFLLGVTLLVIAAGVLWYLLAQPWRRGSEQAAAPSVAPVASPSPQPAPREAATQTPQPSPSLAAPSPSPAPAPSASAPSAAASSASAPSASAPSASASSPAPSPSATPIREPEMVAIRGGNFAMGSNDDPTERPVHQVTVKPFSIGKYPVTVQEWNECAAAKACGFTAIGKDDAPITNVSWTDAQQYAAWLARNTKKSYRLPSEAEWEYAARGGTQTKYWWGDKLQPGMAGCKDCGDLAAEQPAKVGSFKPNPFGLHDMGGGVDQWVEDCWRRTYQGAPGDGSAWTGGDCSSHVLRSGSWKNDSRYVRPSNRDGYDTNVRYPTHGFRVALSP from the coding sequence ATGGGCGAGATTCGTAACTTCAGATCCGGAAATCATGACGAGCCGCCTCCACACGGCTCGATGCCGCGTCGTCTCGCCGCAATCATCGTCGGTGACATCGCTTCCTACAGCCGCTTGATGCAGGCCGACGAGGAAGGCACGCATGTTCGCGTCAAGCGGATCGAGCGGGATCTCATCCAGCCCAGCATCATCGAACACCACGGAGCGTTGGTGAAGACGACGGGAGACGGCTTCATCGCGATCTTCGACAGTCCCGTCGAGGCCGTTCGCTGCAGCATCGTCATTCAGCAAAATCTCGTCGGGCGCAACGCTTCGCTTCCGAAGGACTCTCGGATCGAATATCGGATTGGCGTCAATCTTGGTGATGTGATCGTAGAGCCGGACGATATCTACGGCGACGGCGTCAACATCGCCACGCGCATCGAGGGTATCGCCGAACCCGGTCAGGTCTATATCTCGGGCGCGATCTACGAGCAGATCAAGCACAAGGTGGTATGCGGCTATGAGTCGCTCGGCGACCGCAAGGTCAAGAACATCACCGATCCGGTGCGCGTCTATCGCGTGCTGCCGGACGCAGATGCGATGGGGCGGACGCGAGGCCGGCGCGAGAATACCTTGATCTTCCTTCTGGGCGTCACGCTCCTCGTGATCGCTGCCGGTGTGCTGTGGTATCTGCTGGCGCAGCCGTGGCGCAGGGGGAGTGAGCAGGCCGCCGCGCCGAGCGTTGCTCCGGTCGCATCACCGAGCCCGCAACCTGCACCGCGAGAAGCCGCGACACAAACGCCGCAGCCGTCTCCTTCATTGGCGGCACCATCTCCATCGCCCGCTCCGGCGCCAAGTGCTTCGGCGCCAAGTGCTGCGGCGTCAAGTGCTTCGGCGCCAAGTGCTTCAGCGCCAAGTGCTTCAGCGTCAAGTCCAGCACCAAGCCCATCGGCCACACCCATCCGTGAACCCGAGATGGTCGCCATTCGCGGCGGCAACTTCGCGATGGGAAGCAATGACGACCCGACCGAACGTCCCGTCCACCAGGTCACGGTCAAGCCGTTCTCGATCGGCAAATATCCGGTGACCGTGCAGGAATGGAACGAATGCGCGGCTGCAAAGGCATGCGGCTTCACCGCCATCGGCAAGGACGATGCGCCGATCACCAATGTGAGCTGGACCGACGCGCAGCAATATGCGGCCTGGCTCGCGCGGAACACGAAGAAGTCGTACCGGCTTCCGAGCGAAGCCGAATGGGAATACGCCGCGCGCGGCGGGACGCAGACGAAATATTGGTGGGGCGACAAGCTCCAGCCGGGCATGGCGGGATGCAAGGATTGCGGTGACCTCGCGGCCGAGCAGCCGGCGAAGGTCGGCAGCTTCAAACCGAATCCGTTCGGCCTCCACGACATGGGTGGCGGTGTCGATCAGTGGGTCGAGGACTGCTGGCGCAGGACCTATCAGGGCGCACCCGGTGACGGCTCGGCATGGACCGGCGGCGACTGCTCGTCGCATGTCCTGCGCTCGGGTTCATGGAAGAACGATTCGAGATATGTGAGGCCGTCCAACCGCGATGGCTACGATACCAATGTTCGCTATCCGACGCATGGATTCCGCGTTGCTCTAAGTCCTTAA
- a CDS encoding DUF4399 domain-containing protein, with the protein MQIIRCAALAAALALLPGVAYPQGKTAPKDAKLYFITPRDGQKVRGGFWVRFGLRNMGVTHAGDEYQNAGHHHLLVDVKDPIDPKEPIPQDKSHLHFGAGQTETMLELPPGTHTLQLVLGDAKHYPFEPPVVSDKITIRVRQPVERGR; encoded by the coding sequence ATGCAGATCATTCGTTGCGCCGCCCTTGCGGCGGCGCTCGCATTGCTCCCAGGCGTCGCCTATCCGCAGGGCAAGACCGCTCCCAAGGATGCCAAGCTTTATTTCATCACCCCGCGCGACGGGCAGAAGGTTCGCGGCGGGTTCTGGGTCCGGTTCGGCTTGCGCAACATGGGCGTGACGCACGCCGGCGACGAGTACCAGAACGCAGGCCATCATCATTTGCTGGTCGACGTCAAAGATCCCATCGATCCCAAGGAGCCAATCCCGCAGGACAAGTCGCATCTGCACTTCGGGGCGGGGCAGACCGAAACCATGCTCGAACTTCCCCCCGGGACGCACACGCTGCAACTGGTGCTGGGCGACGCGAAGCACTATCCGTTCGAGCCGCCTGTCGTATCGGACAAGATCACCATACGTGTCAGGCAGCCGGTCGAGCGCGGGAGATGA
- a CDS encoding 2-oxoacid:ferredoxin oxidoreductase subunit beta codes for MTYIAKPKFHHPGLKKNELGYTHRDYEGKISTLCAGCGHDSITASIIEACYELSIEPHRVAKISGIGCSSKTPDYFLGNSHGFNSVHGRMPSVLTGANLANRDLIYLGVSGDGDSASIGFGQFAHSIRRGVNMTYIVENNGVYGLTKGQFSATADRGSKSKKGVTNTDNAIDLVAIALQLGATFVARSFSGDKTQLVPLIAAAIRHKGASFIDVISPCIAFNNHAGSTKSFDYVREHNDAVNRLDVLVGRDPIAVDYAPGTVQVVEQHDGSKIALRKIDADYDPHDRLGAQTFLQKHAAKGQIVTGLLYVDPDAEDLHAHLNTVETPLNTLEADTLCPGSAALDKFNASLR; via the coding sequence ATGACCTATATTGCCAAACCGAAGTTTCATCATCCGGGCCTGAAGAAGAACGAGCTCGGCTACACGCACCGGGACTACGAGGGCAAGATCTCGACGCTGTGCGCCGGCTGCGGCCATGACTCGATCACGGCCTCGATCATCGAGGCCTGCTACGAGCTCTCGATCGAACCGCATCGGGTCGCGAAAATTTCGGGCATCGGCTGCTCGTCGAAGACGCCGGACTATTTCCTCGGCAATTCGCACGGCTTCAACTCGGTGCACGGCCGCATGCCCAGCGTGCTCACCGGCGCCAACCTCGCCAACCGCGACCTGATCTATCTCGGCGTCTCCGGCGACGGCGATTCGGCCTCGATCGGCTTCGGCCAGTTCGCGCATTCGATCCGGCGCGGCGTCAACATGACCTATATCGTCGAGAACAACGGCGTCTATGGCCTGACCAAGGGCCAGTTCTCGGCGACCGCCGACCGCGGCTCGAAGTCCAAGAAAGGCGTCACCAACACCGACAACGCGATCGACCTCGTCGCGATCGCGCTGCAGCTAGGGGCCACCTTCGTCGCGCGCTCGTTCTCCGGCGACAAGACCCAGCTCGTGCCGCTGATCGCCGCCGCGATCCGCCACAAGGGCGCGTCCTTCATCGACGTCATCAGCCCCTGCATCGCCTTCAACAACCACGCAGGCTCGACCAAGAGCTTCGACTATGTGCGCGAGCACAATGACGCCGTGAACCGGCTCGACGTGCTGGTCGGCCGCGATCCCATCGCCGTCGATTACGCGCCGGGAACGGTGCAGGTGGTCGAGCAGCATGACGGCAGCAAGATCGCACTGCGCAAGATCGACGCCGACTACGATCCGCATGACCGGCTCGGCGCCCAGACCTTCCTGCAGAAGCACGCCGCCAAGGGCCAGATCGTCACCGGTCTGCTCTACGTCGATCCTGACGCGGAAGACCTGCACGCGCATCTCAACACCGTCGAGACGCCGCTCAATACGCTGGAAGCGGATACGCTGTGCCCGGGCTCGGCGGCACTGGACAAGTTCAACGCCAGCCTGCGGTGA
- a CDS encoding 2-oxoacid:acceptor oxidoreductase subunit alpha, protein MSDKKPLSSVNDFVVRFANVNGSGSASANEMFARAILRHGVPVSPRNIFPSNIQGLPTWYEVRVTEDGHLGARGGVDMMVAMNPQTWDKDVAGIEPGGYLFYDSTKPMPSTKFRDDITVIGVPLTAITNSTYTDPRQRQLFKNIIYLGSLSALLDMDPKLIEQLIGEQYKGKEKLLSSNVHALHLGRDWALQNLKCPIGLRVKKTDKVGDRIFIEGNSAAALGAVYGGATVCAWYPITPSSSVAEAFTAHCKKYRHDPETGKAKYAIVQGEDELASIGIVIGASWNGARAFTATSGPGISLMTEFIGLSYFAEIPAVIMNIQRAGPSTGMPTRTQQCDIIACAYASHGDTKHVLLFPEDPAEAFEFAAAAFDLAERLQTTIFLMLDLDIGMNHRLCRPLKWDDAKQYDRGKVMTTEMLEEGRDFGRYLDVDGDGIPYRTYPGTHPTKGSYFTRGTSRDRYARYSEEGSVYADNMQRLVRKFETAQDLVPRPLQANAERPTKYGVIYFGSTSPAMDEAIGLLEARGHQLDRLRIRAFPFHSSVASFLAEHDFVYVVEQNRDAQLRQLIVNENGIDPVRLVPIVHYDGTPITARFIAKAIGDHQDHLKVTPLRKAVS, encoded by the coding sequence ATGTCCGACAAAAAGCCGCTCAGCAGCGTAAACGACTTCGTCGTCCGTTTCGCCAACGTCAACGGCTCGGGCTCGGCCAGCGCCAACGAGATGTTCGCGCGCGCGATCCTGCGCCACGGCGTTCCGGTCTCCCCCCGCAACATCTTCCCCTCCAACATCCAGGGCCTGCCGACCTGGTACGAGGTGCGGGTGACGGAAGACGGCCATCTCGGCGCCCGTGGCGGCGTCGACATGATGGTGGCGATGAACCCGCAGACCTGGGACAAGGACGTCGCCGGCATCGAGCCCGGCGGCTATCTGTTCTACGATTCCACCAAGCCGATGCCGTCGACGAAATTCCGCGACGACATCACCGTGATCGGCGTGCCGCTCACCGCGATCACCAACTCGACCTACACCGATCCGCGCCAGCGCCAGCTGTTCAAGAACATCATCTATCTGGGCAGCCTCTCGGCGCTGCTCGACATGGACCCGAAGCTGATCGAGCAGCTGATCGGCGAGCAGTACAAGGGCAAGGAGAAGCTGCTCTCCTCCAACGTCCATGCGCTGCATCTCGGCCGCGACTGGGCGCTGCAGAATTTGAAATGCCCGATCGGGCTGCGGGTCAAGAAAACCGACAAGGTCGGCGACCGCATCTTCATCGAGGGCAACAGCGCCGCCGCGCTCGGCGCGGTCTATGGCGGCGCCACCGTGTGCGCCTGGTATCCGATCACGCCGTCCTCGTCGGTGGCGGAGGCTTTCACCGCCCACTGCAAGAAGTACCGGCATGATCCCGAGACCGGCAAGGCGAAATACGCGATCGTGCAAGGCGAGGACGAGCTGGCTTCGATCGGCATCGTCATCGGCGCCTCCTGGAACGGCGCCCGCGCCTTCACCGCGACCTCCGGCCCCGGCATCTCCTTGATGACCGAGTTCATCGGCCTCTCCTATTTCGCGGAGATCCCGGCCGTGATCATGAACATCCAGCGCGCCGGTCCCTCGACCGGCATGCCGACCCGCACCCAGCAATGCGACATCATCGCCTGCGCCTATGCTTCGCATGGCGACACCAAGCACGTGCTGCTGTTCCCGGAAGATCCGGCCGAGGCCTTCGAGTTCGCGGCGGCCGCATTCGATCTTGCCGAGCGGCTCCAGACCACGATCTTCCTGATGCTCGACCTCGACATCGGGATGAACCACCGTCTCTGCCGCCCGCTGAAGTGGGACGACGCGAAACAGTATGACCGCGGCAAGGTGATGACTACGGAGATGCTGGAGGAAGGCCGCGACTTCGGCCGCTATCTCGACGTCGACGGCGATGGCATTCCCTACCGCACCTATCCCGGCACACATCCGACCAAGGGCTCCTATTTCACCCGCGGCACCTCGCGCGATCGCTATGCGCGCTACTCCGAGGAAGGCTCGGTCTATGCCGACAACATGCAGCGCCTGGTGCGCAAGTTCGAGACCGCGCAGGACCTGGTCCCGCGCCCGCTCCAGGCCAACGCGGAACGGCCGACCAAATATGGCGTGATCTATTTCGGCTCGACCTCACCCGCGATGGACGAGGCGATCGGCCTGCTGGAGGCGCGCGGACATCAGCTCGACCGCCTGCGCATCCGCGCCTTCCCGTTCCACTCGAGCGTGGCGAGCTTCCTCGCCGAGCACGACTTCGTCTACGTGGTCGAACAGAACCGCGACGCCCAGCTCCGCCAGCTCATCGTCAACGAGAACGGCATCGACCCGGTGCGCCTCGTGCCGATCGTGCATTACGACGGCACCCCGATCACCGCCCGCTTCATCGCAAAAGCCATTGGCGACCACCAGGATCACCTCAAGGTGACCCCGCTCCGCAAGGCCGTGTCATGA
- a CDS encoding FAD-dependent oxidoreductase, which yields MKPTDIAAPDYFHKVVDCQWACPAHTPVPEYIRLIAQGHYSDAYMINWKSNVFPGILGRTCDRPCEPACRRGRVEETPVAICRLKRVAADFKDDIRQRLPKPSAKNGKRVAFVGGGPASLTVARDLAPLGYHCTVFDGDPEAGGMMRTQIPKFRLPNSVIDEETGYILNLGVEFKGGHRIESMKALLAEKYDAIFVGSGAPRGRELDVPGRKEAAGNVHIGIEWLANVSFGHVDKIGKRVIVLGGGNTAMDCCRTARRLGGEKVTVVVRSGFEEMKASPWEKEDAIHEDIPILNYMVPVAFKHVAGKLIGVTFQHVKAEYDAKGRRNLVPSGDPDQTIPCDDVLVAVGQENAFPWIEQDCGIEFDKWHMPKVDPKTFVSTNPKVFFGGDAAFGPKNIIWAVAQGHDAALSIHKMLSGDDITERPLPEVQISSQKMGIHEWSYDNDISNDKRFKVPHRDKVIALKDIRTEVELGYDVKLALGEAERCLNCDVQTVFSTSLCIECDACADICPMDCITFTDNGEESDLRHRLKAPSPHPDQDLYVSSDLKTGRVMVKDEDVCLHCGLCAERCPTGAWDMQKYFIEMTHAGSTCPTKSRSAA from the coding sequence ATGAAACCGACCGATATCGCGGCCCCCGACTACTTTCACAAAGTAGTCGATTGCCAGTGGGCCTGTCCTGCACACACCCCGGTTCCCGAATACATCCGACTGATCGCACAAGGCCACTACAGCGACGCCTACATGATCAATTGGAAATCGAACGTGTTTCCCGGAATTCTGGGACGCACCTGCGATCGTCCATGCGAGCCGGCGTGCCGGCGCGGACGCGTCGAGGAAACGCCGGTGGCGATCTGCCGCCTCAAGCGCGTCGCCGCTGACTTCAAGGACGACATCAGGCAGCGTCTGCCGAAGCCTTCAGCCAAGAACGGCAAGCGCGTCGCATTCGTCGGCGGTGGCCCGGCCTCGCTGACGGTGGCGCGCGATCTTGCCCCGCTCGGCTATCACTGCACCGTGTTCGACGGCGATCCCGAGGCCGGCGGCATGATGCGCACGCAAATCCCGAAATTCCGCCTGCCCAATTCGGTCATCGACGAGGAGACCGGCTACATCCTCAATCTCGGCGTCGAGTTCAAGGGCGGTCATCGCATCGAGAGCATGAAGGCACTGCTCGCAGAGAAATACGACGCGATCTTCGTCGGCTCCGGCGCGCCGCGCGGACGCGAGCTCGACGTTCCCGGCCGGAAGGAAGCGGCTGGCAATGTCCATATCGGCATCGAGTGGCTAGCCAACGTGTCGTTCGGCCATGTCGACAAGATCGGTAAACGCGTCATCGTGCTCGGCGGCGGCAACACGGCGATGGATTGCTGCCGCACCGCGCGCCGGCTCGGCGGCGAGAAAGTCACCGTGGTCGTGCGTTCCGGCTTCGAGGAGATGAAGGCCTCGCCCTGGGAGAAGGAAGACGCGATCCACGAGGACATCCCGATCCTCAACTACATGGTGCCGGTGGCATTCAAGCATGTCGCCGGCAAGCTCATCGGCGTCACCTTCCAGCACGTCAAAGCCGAATACGACGCCAAAGGCCGCCGCAATCTGGTGCCTTCGGGCGACCCCGATCAGACCATTCCCTGCGACGACGTGCTGGTCGCGGTCGGCCAGGAGAATGCCTTCCCCTGGATCGAGCAGGATTGCGGCATTGAGTTCGACAAATGGCACATGCCCAAGGTCGATCCGAAGACCTTCGTCTCGACCAATCCGAAAGTGTTCTTCGGCGGCGACGCCGCGTTCGGCCCGAAGAACATCATCTGGGCCGTGGCGCAGGGCCACGACGCCGCGCTGTCGATCCACAAGATGCTGTCGGGCGATGACATCACCGAACGGCCACTGCCGGAGGTGCAAATCTCCTCGCAGAAGATGGGCATCCACGAATGGAGCTATGACAACGACATCTCCAACGACAAGCGCTTCAAGGTTCCGCATCGCGACAAGGTGATTGCGCTGAAGGACATCCGCACCGAGGTCGAGCTCGGCTACGACGTCAAGCTGGCGCTGGGCGAAGCCGAGCGCTGCCTAAACTGCGACGTCCAGACCGTGTTCTCGACCTCGCTCTGCATCGAGTGCGACGCCTGCGCCGACATCTGCCCGATGGACTGCATCACCTTCACTGACAATGGCGAGGAAAGCGACCTGCGCCATCGCCTAAAGGCGCCCTCGCCGCATCCGGACCAGGACCTCTACGTGTCCAGCGACCTCAAGACCGGGCGCGTGATGGTCAAGGACGAGGATGTCTGCCTGCATTGCGGGCTGTGCGCCGAGCGTTGTCCCACCGGAGCCTGGGACATGCAGAAATATTTCATCGAGATGACTCACGCAGGTTCGACATGTCCGACAAAAAGCCGCTCAGCAGCGTAA